One window of the Rufibacter radiotolerans genome contains the following:
- a CDS encoding TolC family protein, producing the protein MNKKHFLLSLLLVLVARLSYAQTTPQATILTLEEAITFATTNNISIQKGQLDEESAEYRIKETKGSGLPQVNGVGQFNVFPSIPTQILPGEIIGKPGTTVPVQFGTKYNTNGGLELSQLIFSKSYFVGLEAAATTRDLYRLRTQMSKEDVIYNVSSAYLQALQTKEQFKTIEANFNRLVQLEKILTLQYKNDFVKKVDVSRITVSRTNLENQRQTLLAAYEQQKNALKFFMGMPMDQDFELSEATTLANTVLPVNANAGEVFANRVDYQLLQTQKKLYGLNIKNIKGRAFPTLAGIGQYTYQAQRNEFNFYDTSRPWFNTFVLGLRLNIPIFDGFQRKNQVKQAQMEERKVELDMKNLELGTQMGLGNAIKQIATSQLSIQSQERNVKLAQEVYKTTNDLYREGLAPLTDLLEAEVNLRSAETNLNSERLKYKIAQLDYLKARGELQTLIK; encoded by the coding sequence GTGAATAAAAAGCATTTCCTACTGAGTCTTCTGCTGGTACTGGTGGCCAGGCTCAGTTATGCACAGACAACGCCCCAAGCCACTATTCTTACGCTTGAGGAGGCAATTACCTTTGCCACTACCAACAACATAAGCATTCAAAAAGGCCAGCTAGATGAAGAAAGCGCCGAGTACAGAATAAAGGAAACCAAAGGCTCTGGCCTACCGCAGGTAAATGGCGTGGGTCAGTTCAACGTGTTCCCGTCCATCCCAACCCAGATCCTTCCAGGAGAGATCATTGGTAAGCCCGGCACCACGGTGCCCGTGCAGTTCGGCACTAAGTATAACACCAACGGCGGGCTGGAACTGTCTCAACTCATCTTCAGCAAGTCTTATTTTGTAGGCCTTGAGGCGGCAGCCACCACCCGTGACCTGTACCGCCTGCGCACGCAAATGAGCAAGGAAGACGTGATCTACAACGTAAGCTCCGCGTACCTGCAGGCCCTGCAAACCAAAGAGCAGTTCAAGACCATTGAGGCCAACTTCAACCGTCTGGTGCAACTGGAGAAGATCCTGACCCTGCAGTACAAGAATGACTTTGTGAAGAAGGTAGACGTGAGCCGCATCACCGTGAGCCGCACCAACCTGGAAAACCAACGGCAAACGCTTCTGGCGGCCTATGAGCAGCAGAAAAACGCGCTTAAGTTCTTTATGGGCATGCCCATGGACCAGGACTTTGAGCTGTCAGAGGCCACTACCCTGGCCAACACGGTGCTTCCGGTGAATGCTAACGCCGGCGAGGTATTTGCTAACCGGGTAGACTACCAGTTGCTGCAGACCCAGAAAAAACTGTACGGCCTTAACATCAAGAACATTAAAGGTCGTGCCTTCCCTACCCTGGCGGGCATTGGCCAATATACCTACCAGGCCCAACGCAATGAGTTCAACTTCTATGACACCAGCAGACCCTGGTTCAACACCTTCGTGCTGGGCCTGCGCCTGAACATTCCCATCTTTGACGGCTTCCAGCGCAAAAATCAGGTAAAACAGGCGCAGATGGAAGAAAGAAAAGTGGAACTGGACATGAAGAACCTGGAACTGGGTACCCAAATGGGCCTGGGCAACGCCATCAAGCAAATAGCCACCAGCCAACTGTCTATCCAGAGCCAGGAGCGTAACGTGAAACTGGCCCAGGAAGTCTACAAAACCACCAATGACCTGTACCGTGAAGGCCTGGCCCCGCTCACAGATCTTCTGGAGGCAGAGGTAAACCTCCGCTCAGCAGAAACCAACCTGAACAGCGAAAGATTAAAATATAAAATAGCCCAGCTGGACTACTTAAAAGCCCGCGGCGAACTACAAACCCTTATCAAATAA
- a CDS encoding efflux RND transporter periplasmic adaptor subunit, producing the protein MKKLIYIVVVLVLIGAVAYTLNKNKKEMTEKAAVAEIKSDAIPVSLTEAKAAKLDKSFTAQGNFKPVQSLTLMAETSGQIQRVLKRKGDKVRAGELLVQVESNTMNADLATAQANAEKAKRDLARFENLAAGDAITKRQLEDARLNVNVTRAQLVAARQRLTKTRITAPISGEINEMYIEVGSYLSMGTKMYDIVNVDRLKLNVKVSESEVLLVRKGQKVKVTANAGGGTEYEGTVTAIGAQSDPTLKYDVEIEVKNASNNNLRAGMYGTASFEIADQRDALLLARQAIVGSIQDPSVYVVKNNKAYLRKVKVGTVTQDQVEILEGIAPGEKVVQSGQINLREGIQVTAL; encoded by the coding sequence ATGAAAAAACTGATTTATATCGTAGTGGTGCTTGTTCTCATTGGCGCTGTGGCCTATACCCTGAACAAAAACAAAAAAGAGATGACGGAAAAGGCCGCCGTGGCCGAGATCAAAAGTGACGCCATTCCGGTATCGCTTACTGAAGCCAAAGCTGCCAAATTAGACAAGTCCTTTACTGCGCAGGGTAATTTCAAGCCCGTGCAGAGCCTTACCCTCATGGCCGAAACCTCTGGCCAGATCCAGCGCGTGCTTAAGCGCAAAGGAGACAAGGTACGGGCCGGTGAGTTACTGGTACAGGTAGAAAGTAACACCATGAACGCAGACCTGGCCACGGCCCAGGCCAACGCCGAGAAAGCCAAAAGAGACCTGGCCCGTTTTGAGAACCTGGCCGCCGGTGACGCCATTACCAAACGGCAGCTGGAAGACGCCCGCCTGAACGTGAACGTGACCAGAGCCCAGTTAGTGGCTGCCCGCCAGCGCCTGACCAAAACCCGCATTACCGCCCCAATCAGCGGCGAGATCAATGAGATGTACATTGAGGTAGGTTCTTACTTGAGCATGGGTACCAAAATGTATGACATTGTGAACGTAGACCGCCTGAAACTGAACGTGAAGGTGTCTGAGTCTGAAGTGCTGCTGGTAAGAAAAGGCCAGAAAGTGAAAGTGACAGCCAACGCCGGCGGAGGCACTGAATACGAAGGCACCGTGACCGCCATTGGCGCCCAGTCTGATCCTACCTTGAAGTATGACGTGGAGATTGAAGTGAAAAACGCCTCTAACAACAACCTGCGCGCCGGTATGTACGGCACCGCCTCTTTTGAGATTGCTGACCAGCGTGATGCCCTGTTACTGGCCCGTCAGGCCATCGTAGGGAGCATCCAGGACCCTAGCGTGTACGTGGTAAAAAACAACAAGGCCTATCTGCGCAAAGTGAAAGTGGGCACCGTGACCCAGGACCAGGTAGAGATTCTGGAAGGCATTGCCCCCGGCGAGAAAGTAGTGCAGAGCGGCCAGATCAACCTGCGTGAAGGCATTCAGGTGACCGCCCTCTAA
- a CDS encoding M28 family peptidase, with product MKLLPYLISALLLAGPISAQKLQVDKDVTKALSQVKPEALKGHIQYLADDKLLGRMPGTPGYQMAVDYVVQQFKSTGVQPAGENGTYLQKVRIRKAITGKDAILSLTSNQGTTTLAAGKDFTIYPNPQNPTITVDAPLAFSGYGITAPEVGYDDYARLDVKGKVVVILRGAPKSFHSTVAAASSDLMVILKNAADHGAVGVVVGSTNASPRATVPDLSRGVYGVMDAQGNVAASRSFVTNQIKLLSYVNAATFHAMLQGAGLDTAQVTASLKKGTPISAALPARLQSNYTSTYHDFDTYNVVGKITGSDATLREEYVVHSAHLDHTGVGTPVKGDSIYNGAHDNASGVASVLEIARAYSNLKVKPKRSVLFVLLASEEMGLLGSAYFAKHPTVPQQKIVANINTDMPTIIAPLLSAVALGAEHSSLAQPVAKAASYLGISVEADPEPDQNRFIRSDQYSFVMQGIPALHIKYGNKTKDGQNNLNKQVEVWRAAFYHKPQDELNDSFDFEAGKKYVQLNFLISYQIANTKERPTWNPNDFFGGRYKK from the coding sequence ATGAAGCTACTCCCTTACCTGATAAGCGCCCTGCTGCTGGCCGGGCCAATCTCCGCCCAGAAGTTGCAAGTAGACAAAGATGTCACCAAAGCCCTGAGCCAGGTAAAACCCGAGGCCCTTAAAGGACATATCCAGTACCTGGCAGATGATAAATTGCTGGGCCGCATGCCCGGCACGCCCGGTTACCAGATGGCGGTAGACTACGTGGTGCAGCAATTTAAAAGCACAGGCGTGCAGCCGGCCGGCGAAAACGGCACGTACCTGCAGAAGGTGAGAATCAGGAAAGCCATTACCGGCAAAGACGCCATCCTCAGCCTTACCTCCAACCAGGGAACTACCACCCTGGCAGCGGGTAAGGACTTCACCATTTACCCCAACCCGCAGAACCCCACCATTACGGTAGATGCGCCCCTGGCCTTCTCCGGGTACGGCATTACCGCCCCAGAGGTAGGGTATGATGATTACGCCCGGCTGGATGTGAAAGGCAAAGTGGTAGTGATCTTGCGGGGAGCCCCTAAAAGCTTCCATTCCACTGTGGCCGCTGCCAGCTCAGACCTGATGGTGATCTTAAAGAACGCCGCTGATCACGGTGCTGTGGGGGTAGTGGTTGGGAGCACCAACGCCAGTCCCCGGGCTACGGTGCCAGACCTCTCACGCGGCGTGTATGGCGTCATGGATGCCCAGGGCAACGTAGCGGCCTCGCGCAGCTTTGTCACTAACCAGATCAAACTGCTTTCCTACGTCAATGCCGCTACCTTTCATGCTATGCTTCAGGGCGCAGGGCTGGACACGGCCCAGGTTACGGCCAGCCTGAAAAAAGGCACCCCTATTTCGGCGGCGCTGCCGGCCAGGCTGCAAAGCAACTACACCTCTACGTACCATGATTTTGACACTTATAATGTAGTAGGCAAGATTACCGGGTCAGACGCCACCCTGCGGGAGGAATACGTGGTGCACAGCGCGCACCTTGACCATACCGGCGTAGGCACACCCGTGAAAGGTGACTCCATTTACAACGGCGCCCATGACAATGCCTCGGGGGTGGCCAGCGTGCTGGAAATTGCCCGGGCGTATTCTAATTTAAAAGTGAAGCCGAAGCGATCGGTGCTATTTGTGCTGCTGGCCAGTGAGGAAATGGGACTGCTGGGTTCGGCCTACTTTGCTAAACACCCTACCGTACCGCAACAAAAGATAGTAGCCAACATTAATACGGATATGCCCACCATTATTGCCCCTTTGTTGTCGGCGGTGGCGCTGGGCGCGGAGCACTCTTCCCTGGCCCAGCCGGTGGCCAAGGCCGCCAGTTACTTAGGCATAAGCGTGGAGGCAGATCCAGAGCCCGACCAGAACCGTTTTATCCGGAGCGACCAGTACAGCTTCGTGATGCAGGGCATTCCGGCGTTGCACATCAAATACGGCAACAAAACCAAAGACGGCCAGAACAACCTTAACAAGCAGGTAGAGGTCTGGCGCGCCGCATTCTACCACAAGCCCCAGGATGAACTCAATGACTCTTTTGACTTTGAGGCCGGCAAGAAATACGTGCAGTTGAACTTCTTGATCAGTTACCAGATAGCCAACACCAAGGAACGCCCCACCTGGAACCCCAACGACTTTTTCGGGGGCCGCTATAAGAAATAG
- a CDS encoding glutamate synthase subunit beta, which produces MGKADGFLKFGRELPGTRDPKTRINDSNEIYLPFPEEKTRIQATRCMDCGIPFCHNGCPLGNLIPDFNDAVSEGDWERAVRVMYSTNNFPEFTGRICPAPCESSCVLSINKPAVAIEHIEKSIAEKSFELGLVKPNPPQYRTGKKVAIVGSGPAGLAAAAQLNQAGHKVTVYERDEKAGGLLRYGIPDFKLEKWTIDRRLAILEAEGIKFKYNRRIGHETTLKKLYRKYDAVLLAIGSSKPRSISIPGNHLKGIHFAMDYLALHNRRVDGVAIAPEQDIHAEGKHVLVIGGGDTGSDCVGTANRHFAKTITQLQYRYMPSSERHPANPWPELPATFSSSSSHEEGCDRSYGWLNKEFIADENGNVKGLRVVELEWKNQSEYTEKPNTERILPCDLALIAIGYERPEHDAFSVNFQFEYDRRGNFKLRDWQTNVPGIFSAGDACRGQSLVVWAISDGREAARAIDVYLMGDSELPSKEISKYQLF; this is translated from the coding sequence ATGGGAAAAGCAGACGGATTCCTGAAATTTGGCCGCGAGCTGCCTGGCACCCGCGACCCCAAAACCCGCATTAACGACTCCAACGAGATTTACCTTCCGTTCCCAGAGGAAAAGACCAGGATACAGGCCACCCGCTGCATGGATTGCGGCATTCCTTTCTGCCACAACGGATGCCCCTTGGGTAACCTGATTCCGGATTTCAATGATGCGGTATCTGAGGGCGATTGGGAACGGGCCGTGCGCGTGATGTACAGCACCAACAACTTCCCGGAGTTCACGGGCCGGATTTGCCCCGCGCCTTGTGAAAGCAGCTGCGTATTGTCTATCAACAAACCGGCCGTGGCCATTGAGCACATAGAAAAGTCTATTGCCGAGAAGTCGTTTGAGCTGGGCCTGGTGAAGCCGAACCCACCGCAGTACCGGACCGGTAAGAAAGTAGCCATTGTGGGTTCCGGCCCGGCCGGATTGGCCGCCGCCGCCCAGCTGAACCAGGCCGGCCACAAGGTGACCGTGTACGAGAGAGACGAGAAAGCCGGGGGCCTGTTGCGCTACGGTATTCCGGACTTTAAACTGGAGAAATGGACCATTGACCGCCGGTTAGCCATCCTGGAGGCCGAGGGCATTAAGTTCAAATACAATCGCCGTATTGGCCATGAAACCACCCTCAAGAAACTGTACCGCAAATATGACGCGGTGCTGCTGGCCATTGGGTCTTCCAAGCCGCGATCCATTTCTATTCCGGGCAACCACCTGAAAGGCATCCATTTTGCCATGGATTACCTGGCCCTGCACAACCGCCGGGTAGACGGGGTGGCCATCGCGCCAGAGCAGGACATCCACGCCGAAGGCAAGCACGTGCTGGTGATTGGCGGCGGCGATACCGGTTCTGACTGCGTGGGCACGGCCAACCGCCACTTTGCCAAAACCATTACCCAGTTGCAGTACCGCTACATGCCCAGCTCTGAGCGCCACCCGGCCAACCCGTGGCCCGAGCTGCCGGCTACGTTCTCTTCTTCTTCCTCGCATGAAGAAGGGTGCGACCGGAGCTACGGTTGGCTGAACAAGGAATTCATTGCCGATGAAAACGGAAACGTGAAAGGCCTGCGCGTAGTAGAGCTGGAATGGAAAAACCAAAGTGAGTACACCGAGAAACCCAACACCGAGCGTATCCTGCCCTGCGACCTGGCCCTCATCGCCATTGGCTACGAACGCCCGGAGCATGATGCCTTCTCGGTTAACTTTCAGTTTGAATATGACCGCCGCGGCAACTTCAAGCTGCGTGACTGGCAAACCAACGTACCGGGCATCTTCTCGGCGGGTGACGCTTGCCGTGGGCAATCCCTGGTGGTCTGGGCCATCTCAGACGGCCGCGAAGCCGCCCGCGCCATTGATGTGTATTTGATGGGAGACTCTGAGTTACCGTCTAAGGAGATATCTAAGTACCAGCTGTTTTAA
- a CDS encoding DUF6600 domain-containing protein, translated as MKSYLQRMWALGVVAFIFFSLMGSAEVQARPGDRVSFRTFYDELEPYGRWINDPEYGYVWSPDVERNFQPYATRGHWVMTDYGNTWVSDYDWGWAPFHYGRWMFDDYYGWLWIPGNEWGPAWVDWRHNNGYYGWAPMGPRVTYYVPASRWVFVPVRYITHPRIYSYCVPRTQVVNIYHNTTIINNYYERDNRKYVYGPRSQDIERATNRKVNVYRVENDSRAGRTAVAENSVRIYRPEIDNNRRSEAPARVENRDNSLTRSRYADSNASGTRTDRSSSGAVRNRTAVETQPGATRSSGEVNTSSVGRSRTGSAVEQRTSEDSRVRERESIRRTSPASHTEAQPDRSTRTDYPARTREMEPRESRSRSSVEGPAPRSESSPVYRSSESSVQGQPQPRTRQMPAATPAPRQEQPQAQPEHRSSGGEAPARESRRTRN; from the coding sequence ATGAAATCTTATTTACAACGAATGTGGGCACTGGGAGTGGTGGCCTTCATTTTCTTCAGCCTGATGGGGAGCGCAGAAGTTCAGGCCCGCCCAGGAGACCGGGTGTCCTTCCGGACGTTCTATGATGAGCTGGAGCCCTACGGCCGCTGGATCAATGACCCCGAGTACGGCTACGTCTGGTCGCCGGACGTGGAGCGCAATTTCCAACCGTACGCCACCCGCGGCCACTGGGTCATGACCGACTACGGCAACACTTGGGTCTCTGACTATGACTGGGGCTGGGCGCCGTTTCACTACGGCCGCTGGATGTTTGACGACTACTACGGCTGGCTCTGGATTCCGGGCAACGAGTGGGGACCGGCCTGGGTAGACTGGCGCCACAACAACGGCTATTACGGCTGGGCGCCCATGGGCCCGCGGGTAACTTATTATGTGCCTGCCTCCCGGTGGGTATTTGTTCCGGTGCGCTACATCACGCATCCGCGCATCTATTCTTATTGTGTGCCCAGAACCCAGGTAGTGAACATCTACCACAACACCACCATCATCAATAACTACTATGAGCGCGATAACCGCAAGTATGTGTATGGGCCCAGAAGCCAGGACATAGAGCGCGCCACCAATAGAAAAGTGAACGTGTACCGGGTAGAAAACGACAGCCGGGCCGGCCGAACCGCGGTAGCAGAAAACTCCGTGAGAATCTACCGCCCTGAGATTGACAACAACCGTCGGTCAGAGGCACCTGCCCGGGTAGAAAACCGGGACAACAGCCTTACCCGCTCCCGGTACGCAGACAGCAACGCCTCCGGTACCAGAACCGACAGAAGCAGCAGCGGTGCAGTACGAAACAGAACAGCGGTAGAAACCCAACCGGGTGCAACTCGTTCCAGCGGCGAGGTGAATACCTCTTCCGTGGGCCGCAGCCGGACAGGTTCGGCCGTTGAGCAGCGCACGTCAGAGGACAGCAGAGTACGGGAACGGGAAAGCATACGCAGAACATCACCGGCCTCACATACAGAGGCCCAGCCTGACCGGTCCACCCGCACCGACTACCCTGCCCGCACCCGGGAAATGGAGCCGCGTGAATCCAGGTCACGGTCTAGCGTAGAGGGGCCTGCACCCCGGTCAGAGAGTAGCCCTGTGTACCGCAGCAGCGAGTCTTCCGTACAGGGGCAACCGCAGCCCCGCACACGGCAAATGCCCGCGGCCACCCCGGCGCCCCGCCAGGAGCAACCTCAAGCACAGCCGGAGCACCGGTCTTCAGGCGGTGAGGCTCCTGCCCGTGAGAGTCGTCGCACCCGCAATTAA
- a CDS encoding GbsR/MarR family transcriptional regulator has translation MAQLSEEQRKLIEKIGIFHEQQGFPPATGRIMGLLFVTDRPYLSFEEIIETLNISKSATSNALNMLLQMRLIEYTTYPGDRKRYFGALLENWHQEVVNKMEQVLSFSKLVRQANELRGTSNPEMNKLMEERVEFMEYLSQEVPKLMENWLKERKK, from the coding sequence GTGGCGCAATTATCTGAAGAGCAAAGAAAATTAATTGAGAAAATAGGGATTTTCCACGAGCAGCAGGGCTTTCCGCCCGCTACCGGCCGCATTATGGGCTTGCTGTTTGTCACAGATAGACCTTACCTCTCCTTTGAAGAGATCATTGAGACGCTCAACATAAGTAAGAGTGCCACCAGCAATGCATTGAACATGCTTTTGCAGATGCGCCTGATTGAGTACACCACCTACCCCGGCGACCGCAAACGGTACTTTGGGGCGCTGCTGGAGAACTGGCACCAGGAGGTAGTCAATAAAATGGAGCAGGTACTGTCCTTCAGTAAACTGGTGCGCCAGGCCAATGAGCTTAGAGGTACCTCCAACCCAGAGATGAACAAGCTTATGGAAGAACGCGTGGAGTTCATGGAATACCTCTCCCAGGAGGTTCCCAAACTGATGGAGAACTGGCTGAAGGAAAGAAAGAAGTAA